In Citrus sinensis cultivar Valencia sweet orange chromosome 4, DVS_A1.0, whole genome shotgun sequence, one DNA window encodes the following:
- the LOC102609319 gene encoding 40S ribosomal protein S15a-1, with protein sequence MVRVSVLNDALKSMYNAEKRGKRQVMIRPSSKVIIKFLLVMQKHGYIGEFEYVDDHRAGKIVVELNGRLNKCGVISPRFDVGVKEIEGWTARLLPSRQFGYIVLTTSAGIMDHEEARRKNVGGKVLGFFY encoded by the exons ATGGTGAGAGTTAGTGTTCTGAATGACGCTCTTAAGAGCATGTATAATGCCGAGAAAAGGGGGAAGCGTCAGGTTATGATCAGACCATCCTCCAAGGTTATCATTAAGTTTCTTCTGGTGATGCAAAAGCACG GGTACATTGGTGAGTTTGAGTATGTTGATGACCACAGAGCTGGTAAGATTGTGGTTGAACTGAACGGAAGATTGAACAAATGTGGGGTTATCAGTCCCCGTTTTGATGTTGGCGTCAAGGAGATTGAAGGTTGGACTGCTAGGTTGCTTCCCTCAAGACAG tttGGATACATTGTGCTGACAACTTCTGCTGGCATTATGGACCACGAAGAGGCGAGAAGGAAGAATGTTGGTGGTAAAGTGCTTGGTTTTTTCTACTAG